A genomic window from Streptomyces sp. NBC_00234 includes:
- a CDS encoding endonuclease/exonuclease/phosphatase family protein — protein MVQAYGADTGNGSVEPPHTGTRFQGLRERWTADRGIWRRGIVLAACSVLITLLMIFHAEIPNTIGNLGSLTETFLPWLAVFVPVLLVLGLVRRSATALVALLLPVVVWLNLFGGLLTDKSGAGGDLTVATHNVNADNPDPAGTAQQVAGSGADVVALQELPGGQVATYETSLAARYPYHSVQGTVGLWSKYPISDTRPVDIKMGWTRAMRTTVAAPEGRIAVYVAHLPSVRVKVKAGFTANQRDNSADALGEAIADERLERVVLLGDLNGTMNDRSLNAVTSQMRSTQGAAGDGFGFSWPASFPMARIDQIMVKGVEPLSSWSLPATDSDHLPIAARVEL, from the coding sequence ATGGTTCAGGCGTACGGAGCGGACACCGGCAACGGCAGCGTGGAGCCGCCCCACACCGGAACCCGCTTCCAGGGCCTGCGCGAGAGATGGACGGCGGACCGCGGGATCTGGCGGCGCGGGATCGTTCTCGCCGCCTGCTCGGTCCTCATCACCCTTCTGATGATCTTCCACGCGGAGATCCCGAACACCATCGGCAACCTGGGCAGCCTCACCGAGACGTTCCTGCCGTGGCTCGCGGTCTTCGTCCCCGTGCTGCTGGTCCTGGGTCTCGTACGGCGCTCCGCGACCGCGCTGGTGGCGCTGCTGCTGCCGGTCGTGGTCTGGCTCAACCTCTTCGGCGGCCTCCTCACCGACAAGTCCGGCGCGGGCGGCGACCTCACCGTGGCCACCCACAACGTCAACGCCGACAACCCCGACCCCGCGGGCACCGCGCAGCAGGTGGCGGGCTCGGGCGCGGACGTGGTGGCCCTCCAGGAGCTGCCGGGCGGCCAGGTGGCGACGTACGAGACCTCGCTCGCCGCCCGCTATCCGTACCACTCGGTGCAGGGCACCGTCGGGCTGTGGAGCAAGTACCCGATCAGTGACACCCGTCCCGTGGACATCAAGATGGGCTGGACCCGGGCGATGCGCACCACGGTCGCCGCTCCGGAGGGCCGGATCGCGGTGTACGTGGCCCACCTGCCGTCCGTGCGGGTGAAGGTGAAGGCCGGGTTCACGGCCAACCAGCGGGACAACAGCGCCGACGCCCTCGGCGAGGCCATCGCCGACGAACGGCTCGAACGCGTCGTCCTGCTCGGTGACCTCAACGGCACGATGAACGACCGCTCGCTGAACGCCGTCACCTCCCAGATGCGCTCCACACAGGGCGCGGCGGGCGACGGCTTCGGCTTCAGCTGGCCCGCCTCGTTCCCGATGGCGCGCATCGACCAGATCATGGTGAAGGGCGTCGAGCCCCTGTCGTCGTGGTCGCTCCCGGCGACGGACAGCGACCATCTCCCGATCGCCGCGCGCGTCGAACTCTGA
- a CDS encoding ATP-binding cassette domain-containing protein, with protein sequence MVPMTRNDKNPRRGGNAVEVRGLVKHYGETKALDGVDLDVREGTVLGVLGPNGAGKTTLVRCLSTLIIPDAGHAVVAGYDVVKQPRQLRRTIGLTGQYASVDEKLSGWENLYMIGRLLDLPRKTARARADELLERFSLTEAAKRPAMDYSGGMRRRLDLAASMIGSPSVLYLDEPTTGLDPRTRNEVWDEVQRMVAEGATVLLTTQYMEEAEQLANELTVIDKGKIIARGGVDELKAKVGGRTLQIRPSDPADLAAMAQAVREAGLDGIAGAQAVPDEGLLYVPILSDSQLTAVIGLLGTRGFSLAHVATALPSLDEVFLAITGEKSSHTTDTIPEEVAA encoded by the coding sequence ATGGTCCCCATGACGCGAAACGACAAGAACCCCAGGCGCGGCGGGAACGCCGTCGAAGTGAGGGGCCTGGTCAAGCACTACGGAGAGACCAAAGCACTCGACGGAGTCGACCTCGACGTGCGCGAGGGCACCGTCCTCGGTGTGCTCGGCCCCAACGGCGCGGGCAAGACCACCCTCGTACGCTGCCTCTCCACCCTGATCATCCCGGACGCCGGACACGCCGTCGTCGCCGGCTACGACGTGGTGAAGCAGCCGCGGCAGCTCCGCCGCACCATCGGTCTGACCGGCCAGTACGCCTCGGTCGACGAGAAGCTCTCCGGCTGGGAGAACCTCTACATGATCGGGCGGCTGCTCGATCTGCCGCGCAAGACCGCCCGCGCCCGCGCCGACGAGCTGCTGGAGCGGTTCTCGCTCACCGAGGCGGCCAAGCGCCCCGCGATGGACTACTCCGGCGGTATGCGGCGCAGGCTGGACCTGGCCGCCTCCATGATCGGCAGCCCGTCCGTCCTCTATCTGGACGAGCCGACGACCGGGCTCGACCCCCGCACCCGTAACGAGGTCTGGGACGAGGTGCAGCGCATGGTCGCCGAGGGGGCGACCGTCCTGCTCACCACCCAGTACATGGAAGAGGCCGAGCAGCTCGCCAACGAGCTCACCGTCATCGACAAGGGAAAGATCATCGCCCGCGGCGGAGTCGACGAGCTCAAGGCCAAGGTCGGCGGCCGGACCCTGCAGATCCGCCCCTCGGACCCGGCGGACCTCGCCGCGATGGCGCAGGCCGTCCGGGAGGCCGGTCTCGACGGGATCGCGGGCGCGCAGGCCGTCCCCGACGAGGGCCTGCTGTACGTACCGATCCTGAGCGACTCACAGCTGACGGCGGTCATCGGACTGCTCGGCACCCGGGGCTTCTCGCTCGCCCATGTCGCCACCGCACTGCCCAGCCTGGACGAGGTGTTCCTCGCCATCACCGGTGAGAAGAGCTCGCACACGACCGACACGATTCCCGAGGAGGTCGCGGCATGA
- the panB gene encoding 3-methyl-2-oxobutanoate hydroxymethyltransferase — MSLQAAHNQSATPPAGPAENSKALYGGTSTRRITVHDIAAATVRGEKWPMLTAYDAMTASVFDEAGIPVMLVGDSMGNCHLGYETTVPVTMDEIAILSAAVVRGTKRALVVGDLPFGSYQEGPVQALRNATRLVKEAGVGAVKLEGGERSHEQIRLLVESGIPVMGHIGLTPQSVNAMGYRVQGRGEEAAQQLLRDAKAVQDAGAFAVVLELVPAELAAEVTRTLHIPTVGIGAGAGTDAQVLVYTDMVGLTGGKVPRFTKQYANMRKVLGDAAKEFADEVVGGTFPQPEHTFH; from the coding sequence ATGTCGCTTCAGGCTGCGCACAACCAGTCCGCCACTCCCCCCGCGGGACCCGCCGAGAACAGCAAGGCGCTGTACGGAGGCACCTCCACCCGCCGCATCACCGTCCACGACATCGCCGCCGCCACCGTGCGCGGCGAGAAGTGGCCCATGCTCACCGCGTACGACGCGATGACCGCGTCCGTCTTCGACGAGGCCGGCATCCCGGTCATGCTCGTCGGCGACTCCATGGGCAACTGTCACCTCGGCTACGAGACCACCGTGCCCGTCACGATGGACGAGATCGCCATCCTCTCCGCCGCCGTCGTCCGGGGCACCAAGCGTGCCCTCGTCGTCGGCGACCTGCCCTTCGGCTCGTACCAGGAAGGGCCCGTCCAGGCACTGCGCAACGCCACCCGGCTCGTCAAGGAGGCCGGCGTCGGCGCGGTCAAGCTGGAAGGCGGCGAACGCTCCCACGAGCAGATCCGTCTGCTGGTCGAGTCCGGCATCCCGGTCATGGGCCACATCGGCCTGACCCCGCAGTCCGTCAACGCGATGGGCTACCGGGTGCAGGGCCGCGGCGAGGAGGCCGCCCAGCAGCTGCTGCGCGACGCCAAGGCCGTGCAGGACGCCGGGGCGTTCGCCGTCGTCCTGGAACTCGTACCGGCCGAGCTGGCCGCCGAGGTCACCCGCACCCTGCACATCCCGACCGTCGGCATCGGCGCCGGGGCGGGCACGGACGCCCAGGTCCTCGTCTACACCGACATGGTCGGCCTGACCGGCGGCAAGGTGCCGCGCTTCACCAAGCAGTACGCCAACATGCGCAAGGTGCTCGGCGACGCCGCGAAGGAGTTCGCGGACGAGGTCGTCGGCGGGACGTTCCCGCAGCCGGAGCACACGTTCCACTGA
- a CDS encoding MFS transporter, with amino-acid sequence MPLALLALAVSAFGIGTTEFVMMGLLPNVADDLGTSVPTAGYLVSAYAIGVVLGAPLLTGLGSRIPRKRMLLLLMALFTVGNLASALAPGFGWLLAGRLLAGLPHGAFFGVGAVVAATLVAEGRRARAVATMFLGLTVANIVGVPAATLLGQHLGWRATFLVVAVIGLCAMAALARLVPQIPLDAQQNVRRELRALGNRQVLLGLLTAVFGFAGVFAVYSYLSAMTTEAMGFGESSVTLVLALFGIGMTLGALAAGPLTDRALRPTLYGSLAALAVVLVVFPFTVHVQWAALVMVVLLGGVGFMTTTPLQMLVMNKAKDAPTLASASNHSAFNLANAGGAWLGGVAIAAGWGWTSPALVGAVLAVVGLGIAATAGLLDRTPGASRVVAGGDRVPAHEAESGARAEAH; translated from the coding sequence ATGCCTCTGGCCCTGCTGGCCTTGGCCGTCTCCGCGTTCGGCATAGGGACGACCGAGTTCGTGATGATGGGCCTGCTGCCCAATGTCGCGGACGACCTGGGTACGTCCGTGCCCACCGCCGGCTACCTCGTATCGGCGTACGCGATCGGCGTCGTCCTGGGCGCCCCGCTGCTCACCGGCCTCGGCTCCCGCATCCCGCGCAAGCGGATGCTCCTGCTCCTGATGGCCCTCTTCACGGTCGGCAACCTGGCCTCGGCGCTCGCCCCCGGCTTCGGCTGGCTGCTCGCCGGCCGGCTGCTCGCCGGGCTGCCGCACGGCGCGTTCTTCGGCGTCGGCGCGGTCGTCGCCGCCACGCTGGTGGCGGAGGGACGCCGGGCGCGGGCCGTCGCGACGATGTTCCTGGGCCTCACCGTGGCCAACATCGTCGGCGTACCGGCGGCCACGCTGCTCGGCCAGCACCTGGGATGGCGGGCGACCTTCCTGGTCGTCGCGGTGATCGGACTGTGCGCGATGGCCGCCCTCGCCCGCCTCGTCCCGCAGATTCCGCTCGACGCCCAGCAGAACGTCCGCCGCGAGCTGCGGGCGCTGGGCAACCGTCAGGTGCTCCTCGGGCTGCTGACCGCGGTCTTCGGCTTCGCCGGGGTCTTCGCCGTCTACTCCTACCTCTCGGCCATGACGACCGAGGCGATGGGCTTCGGCGAGTCCTCCGTGACGCTGGTGCTGGCGCTGTTCGGCATCGGGATGACCCTGGGCGCGCTCGCGGCCGGACCGCTCACGGACCGCGCCCTGCGCCCCACGCTGTACGGGTCGCTGGCGGCGCTCGCCGTCGTCCTGGTCGTCTTCCCCTTCACCGTCCATGTGCAGTGGGCGGCGCTGGTCATGGTGGTGCTGCTGGGAGGGGTCGGGTTCATGACGACCACACCGCTGCAGATGCTGGTCATGAACAAGGCCAAGGACGCGCCCACGCTCGCGTCCGCCTCCAACCACTCGGCCTTCAACCTCGCCAACGCGGGCGGCGCGTGGCTCGGCGGCGTGGCGATCGCGGCAGGCTGGGGCTGGACGTCACCGGCCCTCGTGGGCGCGGTGCTGGCGGTGGTCGGCCTCGGGATCGCGGCCACGGCCGGTCTTCTGGACCGTACGCCGGGTGCGTCCCGGGTCGTGGCGGGCGGGGACCGCGTCCCGGCACACGAAGCGGAATCCGGAGCCCGGGCGGAAGCCCACTGA
- a CDS encoding TetR/AcrR family transcriptional regulator encodes MQAQDPAPDQADGLDPEPRRGRPRSAAAERAILDAVVELLEAGEPLAGLSIERIARTAGVGKATIYRRWSGKEELFVDVLRDIEPAEPAVSGTAGLDDLRLLLESMRTRGLAQRSSVILHNVFAQMKSHPKLWAEYQGTVIAPRRAAMLAAVRRAVDAGELRDDLDVELMDDLFLGPMLVRTVHRPEAPLPEDLADRIIRTLLQGLAPVTAGHS; translated from the coding sequence GTGCAGGCACAGGACCCGGCACCGGACCAGGCCGACGGCCTGGACCCCGAACCCCGCCGAGGCCGCCCCCGCTCCGCCGCGGCGGAGCGGGCGATCCTGGACGCCGTCGTGGAACTCCTGGAGGCTGGCGAACCCCTCGCCGGTCTGTCCATCGAGCGCATCGCCCGCACCGCGGGAGTGGGCAAGGCCACCATCTACCGGCGCTGGAGCGGCAAGGAGGAGCTCTTCGTCGACGTCCTGCGCGACATCGAGCCCGCCGAGCCCGCCGTCTCCGGCACCGCCGGACTCGACGACCTGCGGCTCCTGCTGGAGTCGATGCGTACGCGTGGCCTCGCCCAGCGGTCCTCCGTCATCCTCCACAACGTCTTCGCGCAGATGAAGAGCCACCCCAAGCTGTGGGCCGAGTACCAGGGCACGGTGATCGCACCGCGCCGGGCGGCCATGCTCGCGGCCGTGCGGCGCGCCGTCGACGCCGGTGAGCTGCGCGACGACCTCGACGTGGAGCTCATGGACGACCTCTTCCTCGGCCCCATGCTCGTCCGCACCGTCCACCGGCCCGAGGCGCCGCTGCCCGAGGACCTCGCCGACCGCATCATCAGGACCCTCCTCCAGGGCCTGGCCCCCGTAACCGCAGGTCACAGCTGA
- a CDS encoding NAD+ synthase, translating into MPQLRLALNQIDSTVGDLAGNAESIVHWTRHAAEQGAHLVAFPEMALTGYPVEDLALRSSFVEASRDALSALAARLLAEGFGELPVLVGYLDRSGKAQARYGQPAGSPQNAAAVLHRGRIALTFAKHHLPNYGVFDEFRYFVPGDSMPVVRVHGIDVALAICEDLWQDGGRVPAARSAGAGLLLSVNASPYERDKDDTRLELVRKRAQEAGCTTAYLAMIGGQDELVFDGDSIVVDKHGEVIARAPQFAEGSVILDLELPAAAAEAPSGVVDDGLRIDHVVLSEEPLPAYEPELLGGYAERLDDDEELYSALVVGLRAYAAKNGFSSVLIGLSGGIDSALVAAIACDALGAQNVYGVSMPSKYSSDHSKGDAAELARRTGLNFRTVPIEPMFDAYMGSLELTGLAEENLQSRLRGTMLMALSNQEGQIVLAPGNKSELAVGYSTLYGDSVGAYGPIKDVYKSSVFRLAKWRNRAAEERGQTPPIPEASITKPPSAELRPGQVDTDSLPDYDVLDRLLELYVDRDQGRDAIVAAGFDEALVAKTLRMVDTAEYKRRQYPPGTKISPKGFGKDRRLPITNRWRESG; encoded by the coding sequence GTGCCTCAACTACGCCTCGCACTGAATCAGATCGACTCGACGGTCGGCGATCTCGCCGGAAACGCCGAGTCGATCGTCCACTGGACCCGGCACGCCGCCGAGCAGGGCGCCCATCTCGTGGCGTTCCCCGAGATGGCGTTGACCGGCTATCCCGTCGAGGATCTGGCCCTGCGGTCGTCCTTCGTCGAGGCGTCGCGCGACGCGCTGAGCGCGCTCGCCGCCCGCCTCCTGGCGGAGGGCTTCGGCGAGCTGCCGGTCCTCGTCGGCTATCTGGACCGTTCCGGCAAGGCCCAGGCCCGGTACGGCCAGCCGGCCGGGTCCCCGCAGAACGCAGCCGCGGTGCTGCACCGCGGGCGGATCGCGCTGACCTTCGCCAAGCACCACCTGCCCAACTACGGCGTCTTCGACGAGTTCCGGTACTTCGTGCCGGGCGACTCGATGCCCGTCGTGCGGGTCCACGGCATCGATGTGGCACTCGCGATCTGCGAGGACCTCTGGCAGGACGGCGGCCGGGTGCCCGCCGCGCGGTCCGCCGGGGCCGGGCTGCTCCTGTCCGTCAACGCCTCGCCGTACGAGCGGGACAAGGACGACACGCGGCTCGAACTGGTCCGCAAGCGGGCCCAGGAGGCCGGCTGCACCACGGCGTACCTCGCGATGATCGGCGGCCAGGACGAGCTGGTCTTCGACGGTGACTCGATCGTCGTCGACAAGCACGGCGAGGTGATCGCCCGCGCCCCGCAGTTCGCCGAGGGCAGCGTGATCCTCGACCTGGAACTGCCCGCCGCCGCGGCGGAGGCGCCGTCCGGGGTCGTGGACGACGGGCTGCGCATCGACCATGTGGTGCTCTCCGAAGAGCCCCTTCCGGCGTACGAGCCGGAGCTGCTGGGCGGCTATGCCGAGCGCCTCGACGACGACGAGGAGCTGTACTCGGCGCTGGTCGTGGGGCTCCGCGCGTACGCCGCGAAGAACGGTTTCAGCAGTGTGCTGATCGGGCTCTCCGGCGGCATCGACTCGGCGCTCGTCGCGGCCATCGCGTGCGACGCGCTCGGGGCGCAGAACGTGTACGGCGTCTCGATGCCGTCGAAGTACTCCTCGGACCACTCCAAGGGCGACGCGGCCGAGCTGGCCCGGCGCACCGGGCTGAACTTCCGCACCGTGCCGATCGAGCCGATGTTCGACGCGTACATGGGCTCGCTGGAACTGACCGGGCTCGCCGAGGAGAACCTCCAGTCGCGGCTGCGCGGCACGATGCTGATGGCCCTCTCCAATCAGGAGGGCCAGATCGTCCTCGCACCGGGCAACAAGTCCGAGCTGGCGGTGGGGTACTCGACGCTGTACGGGGACTCCGTCGGCGCGTACGGCCCCATCAAGGACGTCTACAAGTCCTCGGTGTTCCGGCTCGCGAAGTGGCGCAACCGGGCGGCGGAGGAGCGGGGGCAGACGCCGCCGATCCCCGAGGCGTCGATCACCAAGCCGCCCAGCGCCGAACTGCGGCCGGGGCAGGTGGACACGGACTCGCTGCCCGACTACGACGTACTGGACCGGCTCCTGGAGCTGTACGTGGACCGGGACCAGGGGCGGGACGCGATCGTCGCGGCCGGCTTCGACGAGGCGCTGGTGGCGAAGACGCTGCGGATGGTGGACACCGCGGAGTACAAGCGGCGGCAGTATCCGCCGGGGACGAAGATCTCGCCCAAGGGGTTCGGCAAGGACCGGCGGCTGCCGATCACGAACCGGTGGCGCGAGTCGGGGTGA
- a CDS encoding multicopper oxidase family protein: MSAQHTRRAVLGSGIALAGTGVLAACSGGTPTRTASGAKTGDRFVSPDGKEVAAAEAGRGSGPVRKVSLTATPARLDLGGGRTVRSWAYGDRLPGAEVRVTAGDTLALTLANHLPQPTSLHWHGLALRNDMDGVPGLTQRNIAPGADFTYRFAVPHPGTYWFHPHSGVQQDRGLYAPLIVEDPKEPLAYDSEWVVVLDDWVDGVDGSTPDAVLAELGKGMGGDGGGDGGTEHGGHDMSQMSARAEGDGPSRMMMGATSELLGGDAGDVAYPYYLVNGRTPQSPSSFTARPGDRIRLRIVNAGGDTAFRVALGGHRMTVTHTDGFPVRHTETDALLLGMGERYDVLVTAGDGVFPLTALAEGKKASALALLRTGGGAAPAASVRPKELDGKLVTADRLVPDASVALAARAPDRTIRISLTGSMAAYDWAFDREPYRAGRRHPVEAGERVRLEFHNTTAMWHPLHLHGHTFALAGGAAGARKDTAVILPKRPLTVDFDADNPGLWMLHCHNVYHAEAGMMTVLGYRR, translated from the coding sequence ATGTCCGCACAGCACACCCGCCGAGCCGTGCTCGGTTCCGGAATCGCCCTGGCCGGTACGGGCGTTCTCGCCGCCTGTTCCGGTGGTACGCCGACCCGTACGGCCTCCGGCGCGAAGACCGGCGACCGGTTCGTGTCGCCCGACGGCAAGGAGGTCGCGGCGGCCGAGGCCGGGCGGGGCTCCGGCCCCGTACGGAAGGTCTCGCTCACCGCGACCCCGGCCCGCCTGGACCTGGGCGGCGGACGCACGGTCCGCTCCTGGGCCTACGGAGACCGGCTGCCCGGCGCCGAGGTCCGGGTGACCGCCGGCGACACCCTGGCGCTCACGCTCGCCAACCATCTGCCGCAGCCGACGTCACTGCACTGGCACGGCCTCGCCCTGCGCAACGACATGGACGGGGTCCCGGGTCTGACGCAGCGGAACATCGCACCGGGGGCGGACTTCACCTACCGGTTCGCGGTTCCGCACCCGGGCACGTACTGGTTCCATCCGCACTCGGGGGTCCAGCAGGACCGCGGGCTGTACGCGCCGCTGATCGTCGAGGACCCGAAGGAACCGCTCGCGTACGACAGCGAGTGGGTCGTCGTCCTCGACGACTGGGTCGACGGAGTGGACGGCTCGACACCCGACGCGGTCCTGGCCGAACTCGGCAAGGGCATGGGCGGGGACGGTGGGGGCGACGGCGGCACGGAGCACGGCGGGCACGACATGTCGCAGATGTCCGCGCGGGCCGAGGGCGACGGGCCCTCGCGCATGATGATGGGCGCCACCAGCGAACTGCTCGGCGGCGACGCGGGCGACGTCGCCTATCCGTACTACCTGGTCAACGGCCGTACCCCGCAGTCGCCTTCGTCCTTCACCGCCCGGCCCGGCGACCGCATCAGGCTGCGCATCGTCAACGCGGGCGGCGACACCGCCTTCCGGGTCGCGCTCGGCGGCCACCGGATGACCGTCACACACACCGACGGCTTCCCTGTCCGGCACACGGAGACCGACGCCCTGCTGCTGGGCATGGGCGAGCGGTACGACGTGCTGGTCACCGCCGGGGACGGGGTGTTCCCGCTGACCGCGCTCGCCGAGGGCAAGAAGGCGTCGGCGCTCGCCCTGCTGCGTACGGGCGGCGGCGCGGCGCCCGCCGCCTCCGTACGGCCGAAGGAGCTGGACGGGAAGCTGGTGACGGCCGACCGGCTGGTTCCGGACGCGTCCGTCGCGCTGGCCGCGCGCGCACCGGACCGTACGATCCGCATCTCGCTCACGGGTTCCATGGCGGCGTACGACTGGGCCTTCGACAGGGAGCCGTACCGCGCCGGCCGGCGTCATCCCGTGGAGGCCGGGGAGCGGGTCAGGCTGGAGTTCCACAACACCACCGCGATGTGGCATCCGCTGCATCTGCACGGCCACACCTTCGCGCTGGCCGGCGGTGCGGCGGGGGCCCGCAAGGACACCGCGGTGATCCTGCCGAAGCGTCCGCTGACGGTGGACTTCGACGCCGACAACCCGGGCCTGTGGATGCTGCACTGCCACAACGTCTACCACGCGGAGGCGGGCATGATGACGGTCCTCGGCTACCGGCGCTGA
- a CDS encoding ABC transporter permease, whose product MSTATLTPTPTGTTPVKTVSDEGRIGLRGNLRHISALARRNLLQIKKDPESMFDVLLMPIVFTLLFVYVFGGSVGGSMGGGRQEYLNYLVPGLMAMMGMNIASAVGTGVNDDFRKGVMDRFRTMPIARSSVLIAKIVVELGRMMVATLILLCMGFALGMQLGTSVPGLLAAVALSAVFSAAIMWIFILLGLAMKTAQAVQGTGFLVLMPLQFGSSIFAPPQTMPGWLQTFTDYNPLSNLADAVRGLMMGGPVAHSVWITLAWAVGITVVTAPLAVSKFRKKT is encoded by the coding sequence ATGAGCACGGCGACTCTGACGCCCACCCCCACCGGAACCACGCCGGTGAAGACCGTCTCCGACGAGGGGCGGATCGGGCTGCGCGGCAATCTGCGGCACATCAGCGCCCTGGCACGGCGCAATCTGCTCCAGATCAAGAAGGATCCGGAGTCGATGTTCGATGTGCTCCTGATGCCGATCGTCTTCACGCTGCTCTTCGTGTACGTCTTCGGCGGGTCCGTCGGCGGGAGCATGGGCGGCGGCCGGCAGGAGTACCTCAACTACCTGGTCCCCGGCCTGATGGCCATGATGGGGATGAACATCGCCTCGGCGGTCGGCACGGGAGTCAACGACGACTTCCGCAAGGGCGTCATGGACCGGTTCCGTACGATGCCGATCGCCCGCTCCTCGGTGCTCATCGCGAAGATCGTGGTCGAGCTGGGCCGGATGATGGTCGCCACCCTCATCCTGCTGTGCATGGGCTTCGCGCTCGGCATGCAGCTCGGGACCTCGGTGCCCGGCCTCCTCGCGGCGGTCGCGCTCTCGGCGGTCTTCTCCGCCGCCATCATGTGGATCTTCATCCTGCTCGGCCTGGCCATGAAGACCGCGCAGGCCGTCCAGGGAACGGGGTTCCTGGTGCTGATGCCCCTGCAGTTCGGCTCGTCCATCTTCGCCCCGCCGCAGACGATGCCCGGCTGGCTCCAGACATTCACCGACTACAACCCGCTGTCCAACCTGGCGGACGCCGTGCGCGGACTGATGATGGGCGGGCCCGTCGCCCACTCGGTGTGGATCACGCTCGCCTGGGCCGTCGGCATCACCGTGGTGACGGCGCCGCTCGCCGTCAGCAAGTTCCGCAAGAAGACCTGA
- a CDS encoding MFS transporter, whose protein sequence is MSIPSGVPAAVPRVPEAIHRRRWAILAVLMFSLLIVVLDNSILNVAVKTIASPAPTGIGATQSELEWAINSYTLVFAGLLFTAGLLGDRVGRKKVLLFGIVVFGIGSALAALSSSPGELITWRALMGFGAAFVMPATLAVLMNVFERDEQPKAIGIWAGSVGLGIAIGPITGGLLLEHFWWGSIFLVNVPVVVVALVAMVLLVPDSRDPKPGKVDPAGVALSIVGLVLLVYGIIRGGELADFTDVTVLAPLLGGLLVLAGFVWHEKRSSHPAIDISYFRKPAFSAAVAAIALVFFALMGVTFFSAFYLQSVRGYSALQSGLLILPLAVAQMVFAPRARLVVDRFGAKAVCTVGMLLVAAGLAAFALFGAGTPVWVMCLVFFVQGTGMAHIMPPVTVAVMQALPIERAGSGSAVNNTFRQVGGALGIAVLGSVLSTVYRGDIEGHLGSVPAGAREVAGESIEATLGVAAKLGPAGKPLVAAANDAFIGAMHVTALGSAAVALVGAVVVALFLPGKQPVREEVRARPAAGDGAVTEAGRPASSSVSGD, encoded by the coding sequence ATGTCCATACCCTCCGGCGTTCCCGCCGCCGTGCCCCGCGTCCCGGAGGCGATCCACCGCCGCCGATGGGCGATCCTCGCCGTCCTCATGTTCAGCCTGCTCATCGTGGTGCTGGACAACTCGATCCTGAACGTCGCGGTCAAGACGATCGCCAGCCCCGCGCCCACCGGCATCGGCGCCACCCAGAGCGAGCTCGAATGGGCGATCAACTCCTACACGCTCGTCTTCGCCGGACTCCTCTTCACCGCGGGACTCCTCGGTGACCGCGTCGGCCGCAAGAAGGTGCTCCTCTTCGGCATCGTCGTCTTCGGCATCGGCTCGGCCCTCGCCGCACTCTCCTCCTCGCCCGGCGAGCTCATCACCTGGCGCGCGCTGATGGGCTTCGGCGCGGCCTTCGTGATGCCCGCCACGCTCGCCGTCCTGATGAACGTCTTCGAGCGCGACGAGCAGCCCAAGGCCATCGGCATCTGGGCGGGCAGCGTCGGACTCGGCATCGCCATCGGCCCGATCACAGGCGGCCTGCTCCTGGAGCACTTCTGGTGGGGCTCGATCTTCCTGGTCAACGTCCCCGTCGTGGTCGTCGCGCTGGTCGCGATGGTGCTCCTCGTCCCGGACTCGCGGGACCCGAAGCCCGGCAAGGTCGACCCGGCCGGCGTCGCTCTCTCGATCGTCGGCCTCGTCCTGCTCGTGTACGGGATCATCCGCGGCGGCGAACTGGCCGACTTCACCGACGTCACCGTGCTCGCCCCGCTGCTCGGCGGCCTGCTGGTGCTCGCCGGCTTCGTCTGGCACGAGAAGCGCAGCAGCCACCCGGCCATCGACATCTCCTACTTCAGGAAGCCGGCCTTCTCCGCCGCCGTCGCCGCGATCGCCCTGGTCTTCTTCGCCCTGATGGGGGTGACCTTCTTCTCGGCCTTCTACCTGCAGAGCGTCCGCGGCTACAGCGCCCTCCAGTCGGGGCTGCTGATCCTGCCGCTCGCCGTCGCCCAGATGGTCTTCGCGCCGCGGGCGCGCCTCGTCGTCGACCGGTTCGGCGCCAAGGCCGTGTGCACCGTCGGCATGCTCCTGGTGGCGGCCGGCCTCGCGGCGTTCGCGCTGTTCGGCGCGGGTACGCCGGTCTGGGTGATGTGCCTGGTCTTCTTCGTCCAGGGCACGGGGATGGCGCACATCATGCCGCCGGTCACCGTCGCCGTGATGCAGGCGCTGCCCATCGAACGGGCCGGCTCCGGCTCGGCCGTCAACAACACCTTCCGGCAGGTGGGCGGGGCGCTCGGCATCGCCGTGCTCGGCTCGGTGCTCTCCACGGTCTACCGGGGGGACATCGAGGGCCACCTCGGCAGCGTTCCGGCCGGGGCCAGGGAGGTCGCGGGGGAGTCCATCGAGGCGACCCTCGGTGTCGCCGCGAAGCTCGGCCCGGCCGGCAAGCCGCTGGTGGCGGCGGCGAACGACGCCTTCATCGGGGCGATGCACGTGACCGCGCTGGGTTCGGCGGCCGTCGCCCTGGTCGGCGCCGTGGTCGTCGCCCTGTTCCTGCCGGGGAAGCAGCCGGTACGGGAGGAAGTCCGGGCCCGACCGGCGGCCGGCGACGGAGCGGTGACGGAAGCCGGGCGCCCGGCGTCGTCGAGCGTGTCCGGCGACTGA